A window of Staphylococcus sp. 17KM0847 contains these coding sequences:
- the thiD gene encoding bifunctional hydroxymethylpyrimidine kinase/phosphomethylpyrimidine kinase, translated as MQKPKIALTIAGTDPSGGAGVMADLKSFHACGVYGMAAVTSIVAQNSLGVQHIHNLNPDWLEEQLESVFNDESPHALKTGMIPTPDMMILIENYLKKVDIPYVIDPVMVAKSGDTLMENEVRQRLKETLLPYADVATPNVPEVEEIVGIKLDSVAQIDKAGKFFINDIGAKGVVIKGGHLEGDATDYLFTRKGRYVFQSERYSTEHTHGTGCTFSAVITAELAKGRSVYDAVAKAKSFISLAIKHTPEIGQGRGPVNHFAYQTLKGWD; from the coding sequence ATGCAAAAACCTAAAATTGCTCTAACTATTGCAGGCACAGATCCATCAGGTGGTGCAGGTGTAATGGCAGACTTAAAATCATTTCATGCTTGTGGTGTCTATGGTATGGCAGCTGTGACGAGTATCGTTGCACAAAATTCGTTAGGTGTACAACATATTCACAACCTTAACCCTGATTGGCTAGAAGAACAGTTAGAAAGTGTTTTTAACGATGAATCACCCCATGCTTTAAAAACGGGTATGATTCCAACACCAGATATGATGATATTAATTGAAAACTATTTAAAAAAAGTAGATATCCCTTATGTTATAGATCCTGTTATGGTTGCTAAAAGTGGGGATACTTTGATGGAAAACGAAGTGCGACAAAGATTAAAAGAAACTTTACTTCCTTACGCTGACGTTGCAACTCCTAATGTACCTGAAGTAGAAGAAATAGTAGGCATTAAGCTTGATAGCGTAGCCCAAATAGATAAAGCTGGAAAATTTTTTATTAATGATATTGGTGCAAAAGGTGTTGTCATTAAAGGCGGTCATTTAGAAGGTGACGCAACTGATTATTTATTTACACGTAAAGGACGGTATGTATTTCAAAGTGAGCGTTACTCTACTGAACATACTCATGGCACAGGTTGTACCTTTTCAGCAGTAATTACAGCAGAACTAGCTAAAGGACGCTCAGTTTATGATGCGGTTGCTAAAGCTAAATCTTTTATTTCTTTAGCAATTAAACATACACCAGAAATTGGTCAAGGGCGTGGCCCAGTGAATCATTTTGCATATCAAACTTTAAAAGGATGGGATTAA
- a CDS encoding single-stranded DNA-binding protein, giving the protein MNQFKARGTVSQEPKYYEKPGSHFIAFSLAVERSFRSKDDRPIYDYLNCKAFGPVAIQVDQYVKKGDTICIEGYVTTRRFQYNDQKRFITEIVVESVNKDESSIIIPPEPIIV; this is encoded by the coding sequence ATTAATCAGTTCAAAGCACGTGGTACAGTCTCCCAAGAACCTAAGTATTATGAGAAGCCCGGTAGCCACTTTATTGCTTTTTCTCTTGCTGTTGAGCGAAGTTTTAGGAGTAAGGATGATCGCCCAATCTATGACTATTTGAATTGTAAAGCATTTGGTCCTGTTGCGATACAAGTTGATCAGTACGTCAAAAAAGGCGATACGATATGCATCGAAGGATACGTTACGACACGCCGTTTTCAGTATAATGATCAAAAAAGATTTATAACTGAAATTGTTGTTGAGTCTGTTAACAAAGACGAAAGTAGTATAATAATTCCCCCAGAGCCTATTATTGTTTAG
- a CDS encoding YwpF-like family protein gives MKTFKAVRFQIVSNNSSVTEYELVDGVIINKENRGTGWLLEIVISDIHREQMEYYKKHRTMLNIRVVITRPSNDPALFDATIKHITPLQDKISVIFECHIYTLRQVYAESLLEQLVEEGLQGEELTKTFNRMMQSKPRLKDERQ, from the coding sequence ATGAAAACATTTAAGGCAGTTCGTTTTCAAATTGTATCCAATAATAGTAGTGTGACAGAGTATGAACTCGTAGATGGCGTTATTATTAATAAAGAAAATCGTGGGACAGGTTGGCTATTAGAAATTGTTATATCTGATATTCATAGAGAACAGATGGAATATTATAAAAAGCATCGTACAATGCTCAACATTCGTGTCGTGATTACCCGCCCATCTAATGACCCTGCCTTATTCGATGCTACGATTAAACATATTACACCACTACAAGATAAAATCTCTGTCATCTTTGAATGTCATATTTATACGTTACGTCAAGTGTATGCAGAGAGCTTGTTAGAACAACTCGTCGAAGAAGGTTTACAAGGGGAAGAACTCACTAAAACTTTTAATCGTATGATGCAATCTAAACCTCGTTTAAAAGATGAACGTCAATAA
- the fabZ gene encoding 3-hydroxyacyl-ACP dehydratase FabZ yields METIFNYNEIKEIIPHRQPFLLIDKVVEYEPGQRCVGIKQVSGNEPFFQGHFPDYAVMPGVLITEALAQTGAVAMLNSEENKGKLALFAGIDKCRFKKQVVPGDTLRLEVEITKIKGPIGKGTAKATVNGQIACSCELTFALQSPQ; encoded by the coding sequence GTGGAAACTATTTTTAACTATAACGAAATTAAAGAGATTATCCCCCATCGACAACCTTTTTTACTTATTGATAAGGTTGTGGAATATGAGCCAGGACAGCGTTGTGTAGGTATCAAGCAAGTCTCAGGTAACGAACCATTCTTTCAAGGACATTTTCCTGATTATGCGGTGATGCCAGGTGTTTTGATTACAGAAGCATTGGCACAGACTGGAGCAGTAGCTATGTTAAATAGCGAAGAAAATAAAGGGAAGTTAGCGCTTTTTGCAGGTATTGATAAATGTCGATTTAAAAAACAAGTTGTTCCCGGAGATACATTACGTTTAGAAGTTGAAATCACTAAAATTAAAGGACCCATTGGCAAAGGGACAGCTAAAGCAACGGTTAACGGGCAAATTGCTTGTAGTTGTGAACTAACATTCGCTTTACAATCACCACAGTAA
- the murA gene encoding UDP-N-acetylglucosamine 1-carboxyvinyltransferase gives MDKIIVRGGQVLKGEVTVEGAKNAVLPIITASLLASEGKSELSNVPPLSDVETINNVLRVLNADVTYDEGTQTVTVDATQRLSEEAPYEYVSKMRASILVMGPLLARLGVAKVALPGGCAIGSRPIEQHLKGFEALGAEIHQEAGFIHATAPNGLVGCDIHLDFPSVGATQNIMMAAALAKGRTVLENVAREPEIVDLANYINEMGGDVQGAGTDTIVIDGVPALKGVQHAIIPDRIVAGTLMIAAAITRGDVRVKGAIKEHMTSLVYKLEEMGVELEYEEDSIRVTAPEQLQPVDVKTLPHPGFPTDMQSQMMALLLTAEGHKIVTETVFENRFMHVAEFKRMNANISVEGRSAKIEGKSELQGAQVKATDLRAAAALILAGLVAEGETIVTELKHLDRGYVDFHGKLKALGANIERRND, from the coding sequence ATGGACAAAATTATAGTACGTGGTGGTCAAGTATTAAAGGGGGAAGTCACTGTTGAAGGCGCTAAAAATGCAGTTCTTCCAATTATTACAGCTTCTTTATTAGCAAGTGAAGGTAAAAGTGAACTCAGTAACGTCCCCCCATTAAGTGATGTGGAAACGATTAATAATGTATTACGCGTATTAAATGCAGATGTTACATATGACGAAGGGACACAGACTGTAACAGTTGACGCAACACAACGTTTAAGCGAAGAAGCACCATATGAATATGTAAGCAAAATGCGTGCAAGTATTTTGGTGATGGGGCCATTACTTGCACGATTAGGCGTGGCAAAAGTAGCGCTACCGGGTGGTTGTGCTATTGGTTCTCGACCGATTGAACAACATCTCAAAGGATTTGAAGCGTTAGGTGCAGAAATTCATCAAGAAGCAGGATTTATTCATGCAACAGCACCGAATGGGCTTGTAGGATGTGATATTCATTTAGATTTTCCAAGTGTTGGTGCAACGCAAAATATTATGATGGCTGCAGCACTCGCTAAAGGACGAACAGTTCTTGAAAACGTAGCAAGAGAACCTGAAATTGTAGATCTAGCTAACTATATTAATGAAATGGGTGGCGATGTACAAGGAGCAGGAACCGATACAATTGTTATTGATGGTGTCCCCGCATTAAAAGGTGTACAACATGCTATAATTCCTGATCGCATTGTCGCAGGAACATTAATGATTGCTGCAGCGATAACACGAGGAGATGTGCGTGTTAAAGGTGCGATTAAAGAACATATGACAAGCCTTGTTTATAAACTAGAAGAAATGGGTGTCGAACTTGAATATGAAGAAGATAGTATTCGAGTGACAGCACCAGAACAGTTACAGCCTGTCGATGTAAAGACATTACCACATCCCGGTTTTCCAACAGATATGCAATCTCAGATGATGGCATTGTTGTTGACAGCAGAAGGTCATAAAATTGTGACTGAGACGGTTTTTGAAAATCGTTTTATGCATGTTGCTGAGTTTAAGCGAATGAATGCCAATATTTCAGTAGAGGGTCGTAGTGCAAAAATTGAAGGTAAAAGTGAATTGCAAGGTGCACAAGTGAAGGCGACAGATTTACGTGCAGCTGCAGCACTCATACTAGCTGGATTAGTGGCAGAAGGCGAAACGATAGTTACAGAGTTAAAACATTTAGATCGTGGCTATGTCGACTTTCACGGCAAATTGAAAGCATTGGGCGCAAATATTGAACGCCGTAATGATTAA
- a CDS encoding DUF1146 family protein, which translates to MEYLGQFAVAHIIMHVLCICVSFWALNAIRLDYFFKKGHPVQVQVVIIFLAIVIGAGVSNFVIDLLQFSTQIKYLF; encoded by the coding sequence ATGGAATATTTAGGACAATTTGCAGTTGCACATATCATTATGCATGTACTCTGTATTTGTGTATCGTTTTGGGCTTTGAATGCAATAAGACTTGATTATTTTTTTAAAAAAGGTCACCCTGTTCAAGTACAAGTTGTAATTATTTTTTTGGCAATTGTTATTGGAGCAGGTGTTAGTAATTTTGTAATAGATTTACTACAATTTTCAACACAAATTAAATATTTATTTTAG
- a CDS encoding F0F1 ATP synthase subunit epsilon has product MNTLTLDIVTPNGSVYNEDNVEIVVLQTTAGEMGVMHGHIPTVAPLKIGHVKVTRDGKSDYIAVTEGFAEIRREKINILVQSAESAEDIDLERAKSAKQRATFYLEGDRDDTDMKRAERALKRAENRIEVAKYR; this is encoded by the coding sequence ATGAATACATTAACCTTAGATATCGTCACTCCTAATGGTTCTGTTTATAACGAAGACAATGTTGAAATTGTTGTCTTACAAACAACAGCAGGCGAAATGGGTGTGATGCATGGTCACATTCCAACGGTTGCGCCATTAAAAATTGGTCATGTAAAGGTGACACGTGATGGCAAATCTGATTATATTGCTGTAACTGAAGGATTTGCTGAGATTCGACGTGAAAAAATCAATATTTTAGTTCAATCAGCTGAATCAGCTGAGGATATTGATTTAGAACGTGCGAAATCAGCAAAACAGCGCGCAACATTTTATCTTGAAGGAGATAGAGATGATACGGATATGAAACGTGCTGAACGTGCATTGAAACGTGCAGAAAATCGTATCGAAGTTGCTAAATATAGATAA
- the atpD gene encoding F0F1 ATP synthase subunit beta: protein MGLGRVTQVMGPVIDVRFEHDAMPNINNALIIEVPRDGETESLTLEVALHLGDDVVRTIAMDSTDGVQRGAEVKDTGAPISVPVGDATLGRVFNVLGDHIDLDGEIDASVRRDPIHRQAPTFDELSTEVEILETGIKVVDLLAPYIKGGKIGLFGGAGVGKTVLIQELINNIAQEHGGISVFAGVGERTREGNDLYYEMKDSGVIAKTAMVFGQMNEPPGARMRVALSGLTMAEYFRDEQGQDVLLFIDNIFRFTQAGSEVSALLGRMPSAVGYQPTLATEMGQLQERITSTNKGSVTSIQAVFVPADDYTDPAPATAFAHLDATTNLERKLSEMGIYPAVDPLASTSRALEPTIVGQEHYEVARQVQSTLQKYRELQDIIAILGMDELSDEDKKTVERARRIQFFLSQNFHVAEQFTGQPGSYVPVKDTVQDFKAILEGKYDHIPEDAFRLVGGIDDVIAKAKDMGVEV from the coding sequence ATGGGATTAGGCCGTGTAACTCAGGTCATGGGGCCAGTAATCGATGTGCGTTTTGAGCATGATGCAATGCCCAATATTAATAACGCACTCATTATTGAAGTACCTAGAGATGGTGAAACTGAGAGCTTAACTTTAGAAGTGGCGCTTCATTTAGGTGATGATGTTGTGCGTACAATTGCGATGGACTCTACGGATGGTGTTCAACGTGGTGCCGAAGTAAAAGACACAGGTGCACCAATTAGTGTACCAGTAGGTGATGCGACATTGGGTCGCGTATTTAACGTATTAGGAGATCATATCGACTTAGATGGTGAGATAGATGCATCTGTACGTCGTGATCCAATTCATCGTCAAGCACCAACATTTGATGAGTTGTCCACAGAAGTAGAAATTTTAGAAACAGGAATTAAAGTCGTTGATTTATTAGCACCTTATATTAAAGGTGGTAAAATCGGTTTGTTTGGTGGTGCCGGTGTAGGAAAAACGGTATTAATCCAAGAATTGATTAATAACATTGCACAAGAACACGGTGGTATTTCAGTATTTGCCGGTGTAGGTGAACGTACGCGTGAAGGTAATGACCTTTACTATGAAATGAAAGACAGTGGTGTTATTGCAAAAACAGCAATGGTATTCGGTCAAATGAACGAGCCACCGGGTGCACGTATGCGTGTAGCATTATCTGGTTTAACAATGGCTGAATATTTCCGAGATGAGCAAGGGCAAGACGTTTTATTATTCATTGATAACATCTTCCGTTTCACACAAGCGGGTTCAGAGGTGTCTGCGTTATTAGGTCGTATGCCTTCCGCTGTAGGTTATCAGCCAACACTTGCAACAGAAATGGGTCAATTGCAAGAGCGTATTACATCAACGAATAAAGGATCTGTTACATCAATTCAAGCTGTATTCGTGCCGGCAGATGACTACACTGACCCAGCGCCAGCGACAGCTTTCGCGCACTTAGACGCTACTACAAACTTAGAGCGTAAATTAAGTGAGATGGGTATCTATCCTGCTGTGGATCCGTTGGCATCTACTTCACGTGCATTGGAGCCAACGATTGTGGGGCAAGAGCATTATGAAGTTGCACGTCAAGTACAGTCAACACTTCAAAAATATCGTGAATTACAAGATATTATTGCAATTCTTGGTATGGATGAGTTATCTGATGAAGATAAGAAAACGGTTGAACGTGCACGTCGTATTCAATTCTTCTTATCACAAAATTTCCACGTAGCAGAACAGTTTACAGGTCAACCGGGTTCTTATGTACCTGTTAAAGATACAGTTCAAGACTTTAAAGCTATTTTAGAAGGTAAATATGATCACATCCCTGAAGATGCATTCCGTTTAGTAGGTGGCATTGATGATGTTATCGCTAAAGCAAAAGACATGGGTGTTGAAGTATAA
- the atpG gene encoding ATP synthase F1 subunit gamma: MASLKEIDSRIKSTKKMKQITSAMNMVSNSKLRKAERNARTFRPYMEKMQDAITAIAGSNTSSGHPMLVKRPTKRVGYMVLTSDRGLAGAYNANVLKQMIRDIEQRHNSPEEYSIIVLGQIGVSFLQNRGYQVANALTDIPDQPSFKAVQAIAKRAVDLYVNESIDELHVYYSHYISVIENKPTSKQLLPLSQEDSSVGHGEMSSYEFEPDRASILKVLLPQYIESLIYGTILDAKASEHASRMNAMKNASDNATEMIDDLSLEFNRARQAAITQQITEIVGGSAALE; the protein is encoded by the coding sequence GTGGCTTCTTTAAAAGAAATAGATTCTCGTATAAAATCAACAAAAAAGATGAAGCAAATTACGAGTGCGATGAACATGGTATCAAACTCTAAATTGCGTAAGGCAGAACGTAATGCCAGAACATTTCGTCCTTATATGGAGAAAATGCAAGATGCGATTACAGCGATTGCAGGATCTAATACATCTTCAGGTCATCCAATGTTGGTGAAACGTCCGACAAAACGTGTGGGATATATGGTATTGACAAGTGATCGAGGCTTAGCTGGTGCCTATAATGCCAATGTTTTGAAACAAATGATTCGTGATATTGAGCAACGCCATAATAGTCCGGAAGAGTATAGTATCATTGTATTAGGACAAATTGGTGTATCATTCCTTCAAAATAGAGGTTACCAAGTGGCAAATGCATTAACGGATATTCCGGATCAGCCTTCATTCAAAGCAGTACAAGCGATTGCTAAACGAGCTGTTGATTTATATGTGAATGAAAGTATCGACGAGCTACATGTCTATTATAGCCATTATATTAGTGTCATTGAGAACAAACCGACAAGTAAACAGTTGTTACCATTATCTCAAGAGGATTCAAGCGTGGGTCATGGTGAAATGTCATCTTATGAATTTGAGCCTGATAGAGCATCGATATTAAAAGTATTGTTACCGCAGTATATCGAAAGTTTAATTTACGGTACAATTTTAGATGCTAAAGCGAGTGAGCATGCTTCTCGTATGAACGCAATGAAAAATGCCTCTGATAATGCAACCGAAATGATTGATGATTTATCTTTAGAATTCAACCGTGCGCGTCAAGCAGCCATTACACAACAAATTACCGAAATTGTTGGTGGTTCAGCAGCATTGGAATAA
- the atpA gene encoding F0F1 ATP synthase subunit alpha, with product MAIKAEEISALLRSQIENYESEMSVTDVGTVIQIGDGIALVHGLNDVMAGELLEFHNGVLGLAQNLEETNVGVVILGPFDEIKEGDEVKRTGRIMEVPVGDELIGRVVNPLGQPIDGQGPLNTTKTRPIEKKATGVMARKSVDEPLQTGIKAIDALVPIGRGQRELIIGDRQTGKTTVAIDTILNQKDQDMICVYVAIGQKESTVRASVEKLRQAGALDYTIVVSASAAQPAPMLYIAPYAGVSIAEEFMFNGKHVLIVYDDLTKQAAAYRELSLLLRRPPGREAYPGDVFYLHSRLLERAAKLNDELGGGSITALPFVETQAGDISAYVPTNVISITDGQIFLQSDLFFSGIRPAINAGLSVSRVGGSAQIKAMKKVAGTLRLDLASYRELESFAQFGSDLDEATSRKLERGKRTVEVLKQDQNKPLPVEHQVLIIYALTRGYLDDIPVEDITRFEDEIIEWTKMNANDIFTEIRETGGLPADDKFEAAINEFKKGFKKTEQ from the coding sequence ATGGCCATAAAAGCTGAAGAAATTAGTGCATTACTTCGCTCACAAATTGAAAACTATGAGTCTGAGATGTCGGTAACAGATGTAGGTACAGTTATTCAAATTGGTGACGGTATTGCATTAGTTCACGGATTAAATGACGTTATGGCTGGGGAATTATTAGAATTCCATAACGGCGTTCTTGGATTGGCACAAAATTTAGAAGAAACAAATGTCGGTGTCGTTATTTTAGGACCTTTTGATGAAATTAAAGAAGGGGACGAAGTTAAACGTACAGGACGTATCATGGAAGTGCCGGTGGGTGACGAATTAATTGGTCGTGTTGTAAACCCATTAGGGCAACCGATTGATGGACAGGGTCCATTGAATACAACAAAAACACGTCCGATCGAAAAGAAAGCAACAGGTGTAATGGCACGTAAATCAGTAGATGAACCATTACAAACAGGTATTAAAGCCATTGATGCGCTTGTACCAATTGGACGTGGACAACGTGAATTGATTATTGGAGACCGTCAAACGGGTAAGACAACAGTTGCAATTGATACTATTTTAAACCAAAAAGACCAAGATATGATTTGTGTTTATGTAGCAATCGGTCAAAAAGAGTCAACAGTACGTGCATCGGTTGAAAAATTACGTCAAGCGGGTGCACTTGATTATACGATTGTTGTATCTGCATCTGCGGCACAACCAGCACCGATGTTATATATCGCACCATATGCAGGTGTGTCTATTGCTGAAGAATTTATGTTTAATGGCAAACATGTATTAATTGTATATGATGATTTAACAAAACAAGCAGCAGCTTACCGTGAATTATCATTACTTTTACGCCGTCCACCAGGTCGTGAAGCATATCCAGGTGATGTTTTCTACTTACACAGTCGTTTACTAGAACGTGCTGCTAAGTTGAATGATGAACTAGGCGGTGGATCTATTACAGCATTACCATTCGTTGAGACACAGGCAGGCGATATCTCTGCTTATGTACCGACGAATGTTATCTCAATTACAGATGGACAAATATTCTTACAATCAGACTTGTTCTTCTCAGGTATCCGTCCTGCAATTAACGCTGGTTTATCAGTATCTCGTGTAGGGGGTTCTGCACAAATCAAAGCGATGAAAAAAGTAGCAGGTACATTACGTCTTGATTTGGCATCATATCGTGAGCTTGAGTCGTTTGCACAATTTGGTTCAGATTTAGATGAGGCAACATCTCGTAAACTTGAACGTGGTAAACGTACAGTTGAAGTATTAAAGCAAGATCAAAACAAACCGTTGCCAGTGGAACATCAAGTTTTGATTATCTATGCGTTAACACGTGGTTACTTAGATGATATTCCGGTAGAGGATATTACGCGCTTTGAAGATGAAATTATTGAATGGACAAAAATGAACGCGAACGACATCTTTACTGAGATTCGTGAAACAGGTGGCTTACCAGCAGATGATAAATTTGAAGCTGCTATTAATGAATTCAAAAAAGGATTCAAAAAAACTGAGCAATAA
- a CDS encoding F0F1 ATP synthase subunit delta, with translation MANVAQKYAQALFDVALKAEVLTEVYKEFTEIQTAIQNQKNTLATVDYEPKITANERREMINHIFKGVHPYLMNTLKVIAEQRNFRLLPYIYEAFEANYYTFHGLADAYIESATALSDDEVTQVKHALLDRTGLKDLNVHSTVKPELIGGIRVKIGTKVYDGSIQNDLNQLVKQFSRVY, from the coding sequence ATGGCTAATGTAGCTCAAAAATATGCCCAAGCACTTTTCGATGTTGCTTTGAAAGCAGAAGTGTTAACGGAAGTATATAAGGAATTTACTGAAATACAAACGGCTATTCAAAATCAAAAAAATACTTTAGCGACCGTTGACTATGAGCCTAAAATCACAGCAAACGAACGTCGTGAAATGATCAACCATATTTTTAAAGGTGTACATCCTTATTTGATGAATACGTTAAAGGTGATTGCAGAGCAACGTAACTTTCGATTGTTGCCCTATATATATGAAGCGTTCGAAGCAAACTATTATACATTTCATGGTTTGGCAGATGCATATATCGAATCGGCAACGGCACTTTCTGACGATGAAGTAACACAAGTGAAACATGCTTTATTAGATCGTACAGGCTTAAAAGACTTGAATGTACACAGCACAGTAAAACCTGAATTAATCGGTGGCATACGTGTGAAAATCGGTACGAAAGTCTATGATGGTAGTATTCAAAATGATTTAAATCAACTTGTTAAGCAATTTAGCAGAGTCTATTAA
- a CDS encoding F0F1 ATP synthase subunit B produces MTANLFTFAAGSGVNIGDIIVTLATFIILLILLKKYAWGPLKQVMDDRERSINQDIDDAERAKVNAQQLEEENQKILKETQDEVHKIIEDAKLQARRQQEEIIHEANKRANGMIETAQSEIKSEKERALAEINNQVSELSVLIASKVLRKEISEQDQKALVEKYIKEVGDK; encoded by the coding sequence GTGACTGCCAACTTATTTACCTTTGCAGCAGGAAGTGGTGTTAACATTGGTGATATTATCGTAACTTTAGCGACTTTTATTATCTTGTTAATACTCTTGAAAAAATATGCATGGGGACCATTAAAACAAGTGATGGACGACCGTGAGCGTTCAATCAATCAAGATATTGATGATGCAGAGCGTGCGAAAGTTAACGCGCAACAGCTAGAAGAAGAAAATCAAAAGATATTAAAAGAAACACAAGATGAAGTTCATAAAATCATTGAAGACGCAAAACTACAAGCACGTCGTCAGCAAGAAGAGATCATCCATGAAGCAAATAAACGTGCGAATGGTATGATTGAAACAGCTCAAAGCGAAATTAAGAGCGAAAAAGAGCGTGCATTGGCTGAGATTAATAATCAAGTATCTGAGTTATCAGTATTGATTGCATCAAAAGTTTTGCGTAAAGAAATCTCTGAGCAAGATCAGAAAGCACTCGTAGAAAAGTACATTAAAGAGGTAGGGGATAAATAA
- the atpE gene encoding F0F1 ATP synthase subunit C, translating to MNLIAAAIAIGLSALGAGIGNGLIVSRTVEGVARQPEARTQLMSIMFIGIGLVEALPIIGVVITFIVLFI from the coding sequence ATGAATTTAATCGCAGCAGCAATCGCAATTGGTTTATCAGCATTAGGTGCAGGTATTGGTAACGGTTTAATCGTATCTCGAACAGTTGAAGGTGTAGCACGTCAACCTGAAGCACGTACACAATTAATGTCAATCATGTTCATCGGTATTGGTTTAGTTGAGGCACTTCCTATCATCGGCGTAGTTATTACATTTATCGTATTATTTATTTAA
- the atpB gene encoding F0F1 ATP synthase subunit A — MQHENPIVTWHFLGLDINFNLSTIMMLLITAVIVFVIAVLCTRNLQKRPSGAQNFIEWVFDFVRGVIESNMAWSKGGQFHFLAVTLILFIFVANMLGLPMQFVNGHTLWWKSPTADPHVTLTLATMMVLLTHYYGVKMRGAKAYVKGYAKPYAALIPINVFEEFASTLTLGLRLYGNIYAGEILLGLLAKVTFIGVGFIIGIPGLIVWQGFSIFIGTIQAYIFIMLSMVYMSHKVADNH; from the coding sequence ATGCAACATGAAAATCCTATTGTAACTTGGCACTTTCTTGGTTTAGATATTAACTTTAACTTATCTACAATCATGATGCTTTTGATTACAGCAGTCATTGTTTTTGTTATTGCAGTTTTATGTACACGCAATCTTCAAAAAAGACCATCAGGTGCTCAAAACTTTATTGAATGGGTATTTGACTTTGTGAGGGGAGTCATTGAGAGTAATATGGCATGGTCAAAAGGTGGACAGTTCCACTTTTTAGCGGTGACATTAATTCTTTTTATTTTTGTTGCTAATATGCTTGGACTGCCAATGCAGTTTGTTAACGGTCATACGTTATGGTGGAAATCACCAACAGCAGACCCACATGTGACATTAACACTTGCGACAATGATGGTATTATTAACACATTATTACGGTGTGAAAATGCGTGGGGCAAAAGCATATGTCAAAGGTTATGCTAAACCATACGCAGCATTAATTCCAATCAATGTATTTGAAGAGTTTGCATCAACATTGACTCTTGGATTACGTCTTTACGGTAACATTTATGCAGGTGAGATTTTATTGGGCTTACTTGCAAAAGTAACATTTATAGGTGTTGGTTTTATTATCGGTATACCGGGTCTTATAGTATGGCAAGGTTTCTCGATATTTATCGGTACAATCCAAGCGTATATCTTTATCATGTTATCAATGGTATATATGTCACACAAAGTGGCAGATAACCATTAA
- a CDS encoding ATP synthase subunit I, which yields MKRFYKKSQPFLTYYSIIVMVLVILYLLYHHAFVAGLLVGTCASIINTFIFEYYLWRAQQQKIGHISTGNGWRYLVALVTCIVWVLNQSQIHIMGVLIGLMISYALVVFRPLIKRG from the coding sequence ATGAAACGTTTCTATAAAAAATCACAACCATTTTTAACATACTATTCTATTATTGTAATGGTTCTTGTTATTTTGTATCTGTTATATCATCATGCTTTTGTTGCAGGATTGCTTGTAGGAACATGTGCTTCTATAATCAATACGTTTATATTTGAATATTACCTTTGGCGAGCGCAACAACAAAAGATTGGTCACATATCAACAGGGAATGGTTGGCGATATTTAGTCGCTTTGGTCACTTGTATTGTGTGGGTTTTAAATCAATCTCAAATACATATTATGGGTGTACTGATTGGACTAATGATTTCATACGCATTGGTTGTTTTTCGTCCCTTAATCAAAAGGGGATAG